A stretch of DNA from Desulfosarcina ovata subsp. ovata:
GTGCCGTTAGCATGTTTACCGGCTGTCCACAAGGTGTGATCGGATCTTTTCGAAAACAAAAGGATACAATTTTATAGTGCTGGCGTATGATTCGCATTGATAAAAAATCAGCGACGTGTTCACTAATTTTAATTCGACGAATATGGTAACAGGAGAACAGCATCCATGAGCGTTCACCCCTCCCCCCAAGCTCCCAACGATATAAAAAAGCGGCGTATCGGCGAGCAACTGCTCGACGACGGCCTTATCAATTCGGAACAGCTCCAGCAGGTGCTCAATCGGCAGGCCCAGGTCGGCGGAAAGTTGGGTTCCATCATGATCGAAATGGGCTTCGTGGAACTGGATGACTTGTTGGACCTGCTCAGTCGAAAGTTTGGTGTTCCAGGAGTGAACCTTTACCAACGCAACATTGGAAAAAATGTGCTTCACCTGCTGCCCATCGAGAAAATGGTTGCCAAGCGGGTTCTGCCTGTATCGCTGGATGGCCAGAACCTGGTCCTGGCGATGGTTAATCCGCAGGATTTTGCCACCATTAGCGAACTTGAGTTTTCCCTGGGAAAAAAAATCAGGCCGGTGGTGATGCCGGCTTTCATGCTGGATAGCGCCATTCGCAGTGTCAGCGCTAACCCGGACGGCGATCTGCAAGGGGCTGTGCTGGCAGAGCTGGTAGAAATGGAGAAGAGCGAAAAGTCTCCCCGATTGATGCCCCTTTTGCGTTACCTGAAAAAGACCGGCGCCAACGATATGATCTTCACGGTCGGTTCTCCGCCATCCATCAAGGTTGCCAACTCACTGAAACGAATGGCGATTCCTCCACTTACTCCCGAGGATTGCATCGGTTATGTTCGGGAAATGCTTTCCGATGAGGGCTGGCATGAATTTCAAAAGAAGACCGACCACGAATTCACGATCACTTCAAAGGAACTGGGGCGATTCAGGGCGGCGCTTTATCGTCAGCGGAATTCCGTGGCCATCGCCTTAAGGCCGATTTTGGACGATATGCCGCCATTGTCCGAGTTGAACCTGCCGGAATGGATCGCCAAATTCGCCCTGCGCTCCCAAGGGCTGATTCTGGTTTCCAGCCCGGCAGGCCATGGCAAGACCACCACGCTCTCCGCCTTGGTGGATATCATCAACAGCCGTCGGGGGTGCAATATCATTACCATGGAAGATCCGGTGGAGTTTTTGCACAAACATAAAAAAAGCAATATCAGCCAGCGTGAAGTGGGCCGGGATGTGCCTTCCTTCGGTCAGGGTATGCGTCATATGCTGCGCCATTCACCGGACGTGATCGTTGTTGGCGAGATGCGTGACAGAGAAACCTTCCGGATCGCCCTGCAGGCGGCCAATTCAGGTCATCTGGTCCTTTCCACCGTTCATTCGGACAACTCCACTTCCATCATCGAGCGGGTCGTCAACATGTTTGAGCCCTTTGAACAGAATTTGATCCGCATGACTCTGGCGGAGTCCCTTTTAATCTCGATCGCTCAGCGACTGGTGACCCGCAAGGATGGCAATGGCCGGATGCTGGCCCTGGAATATTTTGTCAACAGCCACCGCATGAAAGGATTTATCCGCGAGGGCAAGACCCATCAGGTGAGAACCCAGATGCAGACCGGCAGCGACGATTTTTCCAGCATCGACATTTCCCTGGCCAAACTGGTCAAGCAGGGGCTGAT
This window harbors:
- a CDS encoding PilT/PilU family type 4a pilus ATPase yields the protein MSVHPSPQAPNDIKKRRIGEQLLDDGLINSEQLQQVLNRQAQVGGKLGSIMIEMGFVELDDLLDLLSRKFGVPGVNLYQRNIGKNVLHLLPIEKMVAKRVLPVSLDGQNLVLAMVNPQDFATISELEFSLGKKIRPVVMPAFMLDSAIRSVSANPDGDLQGAVLAELVEMEKSEKSPRLMPLLRYLKKTGANDMIFTVGSPPSIKVANSLKRMAIPPLTPEDCIGYVREMLSDEGWHEFQKKTDHEFTITSKELGRFRAALYRQRNSVAIALRPILDDMPPLSELNLPEWIAKFALRSQGLILVSSPAGHGKTTTLSALVDIINSRRGCNIITMEDPVEFLHKHKKSNISQREVGRDVPSFGQGMRHMLRHSPDVIVVGEMRDRETFRIALQAANSGHLVLSTVHSDNSTSIIERVVNMFEPFEQNLIRMTLAESLLISIAQRLVTRKDGNGRMLALEYFVNSHRMKGFIREGKTHQVRTQMQTGSDDFSSIDISLAKLVKQGLIRVEDGLTHCEDDSFFRSLVQPADKN